In Cumulibacter soli, one genomic interval encodes:
- the metB gene encoding cystathionine gamma-synthase encodes MSNTPLSKVTQSVRSGLESDTQHGAVIPPLHLSSNFTFESFAQPRTYDYTRSGNPTRDLLGNAIAELEGAHGGIIAATGMGAITVVVHALLSPGEKIVVPHDCYGGTWRLFDSYHQKGSFEVLTVDFNDTAALDSALAQSPKVVWIETPSNPLLRITDVADTARRAHAVGATVVADNTFLSPLLQQPIALGCDVVVHSTTKYLNGHSDVVGGAILSATAELQEQMAYWSNTIGLTASPFDCYQTLRGLRTLAPRMRAHQEGADRVVEALNAHAAVSKVNFPGLADHPGHELAARQQSGFGAMLSFELAGGEPAVRAFLDGLELFSLAESLGGVESLVAHPATMTHASMTAEARAVAGISDGLIRVSVGIEDPDDLIADLSAGLARAQQAAPAAVPA; translated from the coding sequence ATGAGCAACACCCCCCTCTCAAAGGTGACGCAGTCCGTACGCAGCGGGCTGGAGTCCGACACTCAGCACGGCGCGGTCATTCCGCCGCTGCATCTATCGAGCAACTTCACCTTCGAGTCATTCGCGCAACCGCGTACCTACGACTACACACGCAGCGGTAACCCGACGCGCGACCTGCTGGGCAACGCAATCGCCGAGCTCGAAGGTGCGCACGGCGGCATCATCGCCGCGACCGGGATGGGCGCAATCACCGTCGTCGTACACGCGTTGCTGTCTCCGGGCGAGAAGATCGTTGTCCCACATGACTGCTACGGCGGCACCTGGCGGCTGTTCGATTCGTACCACCAGAAGGGCTCGTTCGAGGTTCTGACCGTCGACTTCAACGACACCGCCGCGCTCGATAGCGCACTGGCGCAGTCACCGAAGGTCGTCTGGATCGAGACGCCCTCCAACCCGCTGCTGCGCATCACCGACGTCGCGGACACCGCACGTCGCGCCCACGCGGTCGGCGCGACGGTGGTCGCCGACAACACGTTCCTGTCGCCGTTGTTGCAGCAGCCGATCGCGCTGGGTTGCGACGTGGTCGTGCACTCCACCACCAAATACCTCAATGGCCACAGCGATGTCGTCGGCGGCGCGATCCTTTCAGCCACAGCCGAACTGCAGGAGCAGATGGCCTACTGGTCCAATACCATCGGCCTGACTGCGAGCCCGTTCGACTGCTATCAGACGCTGCGCGGGCTGCGTACGCTCGCCCCACGGATGCGCGCCCACCAGGAGGGTGCCGATCGTGTTGTTGAGGCACTCAACGCGCATGCGGCGGTGAGCAAGGTGAATTTCCCCGGCCTGGCCGATCACCCCGGTCATGAGCTGGCGGCGCGTCAGCAGAGCGGTTTCGGCGCGATGCTGTCCTTCGAGTTGGCCGGCGGCGAGCCAGCGGTGCGCGCGTTCCTGGACGGACTGGAACTCTTCAGCCTGGCCGAATCGCTCGGTGGCGTGGAATCTCTCGTCGCGCACCCCGCCACGATGACGCACGCATCGATGACCGCCGAGGCGCGCGCGGTCGCCGGAATTTCCGACGGCCTGATCCGGGTATCCGTCGGTATCGAGGATCCCGACGATTTGATCGCTGACCTGTCCGCTGGTCTGGCTCGCGCCCAGCAGGCGGCTCCGGCGGCCGTCCCCGCATAA
- a CDS encoding M23 family metallopeptidase, whose amino-acid sequence MSQAYQRWFAQPMIYPLRALQRVLAVLTIGTIALCATPARGAPGFDWPLSPAPDVTEAFDLPPQPWLPGHRGVDLAASADQAVRAAADGVVAFAGTVAGRGVISIDHATVRTTYEPVEATVSAGDVVLRGQVIGTVIAGHPDCAVAVCLHWGVRLGEQYVDPLTLLTPHAVRLLPLTGEESSSGLPAPSAQVGAYPHGSGNTTVHPAPGGVFTSGVGPRWGTFHYGIDLAAEIGTPVYSATSGVVIAAGTASGFGQWVVIDPGADGWYLIYGHVDQYLVAAGQQVTAGQQIATVGNRGQSTGPHLHFEIRKGLYGSQRLDPQKWLSERGIDIE is encoded by the coding sequence ATGTCTCAGGCGTATCAGCGATGGTTCGCTCAGCCGATGATTTACCCGTTACGCGCCCTCCAGAGAGTGCTCGCCGTGTTGACGATTGGCACCATCGCGCTGTGCGCTACGCCGGCACGCGGCGCACCTGGCTTCGATTGGCCACTGTCGCCGGCCCCCGACGTCACCGAAGCCTTTGACCTTCCACCACAGCCGTGGCTGCCGGGTCATCGCGGCGTAGATCTTGCTGCGTCGGCCGACCAGGCCGTACGTGCCGCCGCCGACGGCGTCGTGGCATTCGCCGGCACGGTAGCGGGCAGAGGGGTGATCTCGATCGACCACGCAACAGTACGAACGACGTACGAACCGGTCGAGGCGACCGTGTCTGCCGGCGACGTGGTGCTACGCGGACAGGTCATCGGGACGGTGATCGCGGGCCATCCGGATTGCGCGGTCGCGGTGTGCCTGCACTGGGGAGTCCGGCTCGGCGAGCAGTACGTCGATCCGCTGACGCTGCTGACTCCACACGCCGTGCGCTTGCTCCCGCTCACCGGCGAGGAGTCATCGTCCGGTTTACCCGCCCCGAGCGCGCAGGTGGGCGCATATCCACACGGCTCTGGCAATACGACCGTCCATCCCGCGCCTGGTGGGGTCTTCACCTCGGGCGTCGGCCCGCGTTGGGGAACTTTCCACTACGGCATCGACCTTGCCGCGGAGATCGGCACACCGGTGTATTCGGCCACCAGCGGCGTCGTCATCGCCGCCGGCACAGCGAGCGGTTTCGGCCAATGGGTAGTCATTGATCCCGGCGCCGACGGTTGGTACCTCATCTACGGTCACGTCGATCAGTACCTCGTCGCCGCTGGCCAGCAGGTGACGGCCGGTCAGCAGATCGCCACAGTCGGAAACCGCGGCCAATCCACCGGACCACATCTGCACTTCGAAATCCGTAAGGGGCTCTACGGCAGCCAACGTCTCGATCCACAGAAATGGCTCAGCGAGCGCGGTATCGATATCGAGTAA
- the rpsB gene encoding 30S ribosomal protein S2 codes for MAVVTMRQLLDSGVHFGHQTRRWNPKMKRFILTERNGIYIIDLQQTLSYIDKAFEFVKETVAHGGTILFVGTKRQAQEAIAKEATRVNMPYVNHRWLGGMLTNFGTVHKRLQRLKELEQIAETGGETVMTKKEQLILDREREKLSKTLGGIRDMARVPSAIWIVDTKKEQIAVGEAKKLNIPIVAILDTNCDPDETDYPIPGNDDAIRSANLLTRVIADGVAEGLIQRASAGKSDDKPNRDDVAADEPLAEWEREILEGGKTDAAAAPAAEAPAPAADAPATSDAAATEAATAQTPEAK; via the coding sequence ATGGCCGTCGTCACTATGCGTCAGCTGCTCGACAGCGGCGTGCACTTCGGGCACCAGACCCGTCGGTGGAACCCGAAGATGAAGCGCTTCATCCTCACCGAGCGCAACGGCATCTACATCATCGACCTGCAGCAGACCTTGTCGTACATCGACAAGGCCTTCGAGTTCGTCAAGGAGACCGTCGCGCACGGCGGCACGATCCTTTTCGTCGGCACCAAGCGTCAGGCGCAGGAAGCCATCGCCAAGGAGGCGACCCGCGTCAACATGCCGTACGTCAACCACCGTTGGCTCGGCGGCATGCTCACCAACTTCGGCACCGTCCACAAGCGTCTGCAGCGCCTCAAGGAGCTCGAGCAGATCGCCGAGACCGGCGGCGAGACCGTGATGACCAAGAAGGAACAGCTGATCCTCGATCGCGAGCGCGAGAAGCTGTCGAAGACCCTCGGTGGAATCCGCGATATGGCTCGCGTGCCGTCGGCGATCTGGATCGTCGATACGAAGAAGGAGCAGATCGCGGTCGGCGAGGCCAAGAAGTTGAACATCCCGATCGTCGCCATCCTCGACACGAACTGCGATCCGGATGAGACCGACTACCCGATCCCGGGTAACGACGACGCCATCCGTTCGGCGAACCTGCTTACTCGCGTGATTGCCGACGGCGTCGCCGAGGGCCTCATTCAGCGCGCCTCGGCGGGCAAGAGTGACGACAAGCCGAACCGCGACGACGTTGCCGCTGACGAGCCTCTCGCCGAGTGGGAGCGCGAAATTCTCGAAGGTGGAAAGACCGACGCTGCTGCGGCCCCGGCCGCCGAAGCGCCCGCACCGGCCGCCGATGCGCCGGCTACGAGCGATGCTGCGGCTACGGAAGCTGCGACGGCGCAGACCCCCGAAGCCAAGTAA
- the tsf gene encoding translation elongation factor Ts gives MGQPLMANFSAADVKKLRETTGSGMLDCKKALAEADGDFDKAVELLRIKGAKDVGKRAARTSANGLATVKDGVVIELLCETDFVAKNADFIALGDKVVGALAAAKVDSLEAALATDLDGITVEAAIQELSAKIGERLELRRVVRFDGQTTAYLHRRSADLPPQVAVLVEYTGDDAEAARSAGMQIAAMRPRYVTRDEVPADIVENERRLAEETARGEGKPEQAIVKITEGKVNAYFKDFTLNEQPSVQDPKKNVKAVLDAAGVAVTRFARIEVGEEL, from the coding sequence ATGGGACAACCACTCATGGCTAACTTCTCAGCCGCTGACGTCAAGAAGCTGCGCGAAACCACCGGCTCCGGCATGCTCGACTGCAAGAAGGCGCTCGCTGAGGCTGATGGCGACTTCGACAAGGCCGTCGAACTGCTCCGTATCAAGGGCGCCAAGGACGTCGGCAAGCGTGCCGCGCGTACCTCGGCCAATGGTCTGGCCACCGTCAAGGACGGCGTCGTGATCGAGTTGCTCTGCGAAACCGACTTCGTCGCCAAGAACGCCGACTTCATCGCGCTCGGCGACAAGGTCGTCGGCGCCCTTGCCGCGGCAAAGGTCGACTCGCTGGAGGCCGCTCTGGCCACGGACCTCGACGGAATCACCGTCGAAGCCGCGATCCAGGAACTGTCGGCGAAGATCGGCGAGCGCCTTGAGTTGCGCCGCGTCGTACGCTTCGACGGTCAGACCACCGCGTACCTGCACCGTCGTTCGGCGGACCTGCCCCCGCAGGTCGCGGTCCTCGTCGAGTACACCGGCGACGACGCCGAAGCCGCTCGCAGCGCTGGTATGCAGATCGCTGCTATGCGTCCGCGGTACGTCACCCGTGATGAGGTCCCGGCCGACATCGTGGAGAACGAGCGCCGTTTGGCCGAGGAAACCGCGCGTGGCGAGGGTAAGCCCGAGCAGGCGATCGTGAAGATCACCGAGGGCAAGGTCAACGCTTACTTCAAGGACTTCACCCTGAACGAGCAGCCCTCGGTGCAGGACCCGAAGAAGAACGTGAAGGCCGTGCTCGACGCGGCCGGCGTTGCGGTCACCCGCTTCGCCCGTATCGAGGTCGGCGAGGAGCTCTAA
- the pyrH gene encoding UMP kinase: MSANKRILLKLSGETFGGGTVGVDTEVVKSIAGQIREVVASGTQVAVVTGGGNFFRGAQLSQAGMDRARADYMGMLGTVLNCLALQDFLEKEGVATRVQTAITMGQVAESYIPLRAIRHLEKGRVVIFGAGAGMPYFSTDTVAAQRALEIGCDVLLMAKNGVDGVYNADPRTDPSATKYDRLTYDEVLTNHLAVADSTAISLCMDNDMPIVVFNMLEDGNIGRAAAGEHIGTIISNATVNR, from the coding sequence ATGAGTGCCAACAAACGAATCCTTCTCAAGCTTTCCGGTGAGACCTTCGGCGGCGGAACTGTCGGCGTCGACACCGAGGTAGTCAAGAGCATCGCCGGGCAAATCCGTGAGGTGGTCGCATCCGGGACGCAGGTGGCAGTGGTCACCGGTGGCGGCAACTTCTTCCGCGGTGCGCAGTTGTCGCAAGCCGGCATGGATCGCGCTCGCGCCGACTACATGGGAATGTTGGGCACCGTGCTCAACTGCCTTGCGCTGCAGGACTTCCTGGAGAAGGAAGGCGTAGCGACCCGAGTGCAGACCGCGATCACCATGGGGCAGGTGGCCGAGTCCTACATCCCGCTGCGCGCGATCCGTCACCTGGAGAAGGGTCGCGTGGTGATCTTCGGCGCCGGTGCCGGGATGCCGTACTTCTCTACCGATACGGTCGCGGCACAACGCGCCTTGGAAATCGGGTGCGATGTATTGCTGATGGCCAAGAACGGCGTGGACGGTGTCTATAACGCTGACCCGCGCACCGACCCGAGCGCGACCAAGTACGACCGTCTCACGTACGACGAGGTCCTCACCAATCACTTGGCTGTGGCAGACAGCACTGCGATTAGCCTGTGCATGGACAATGACATGCCGATCGTCGTCTTCAACATGCTCGAGGACGGCAACATCGGTCGCGCTGCCGCCGGCGAACACATCGGCACCATCATCAGCAACGCGACCGTGAACCGTTAG
- the frr gene encoding ribosome recycling factor, protein MIDETLLEAEEKMEKAVNVAKQDMTTIRTGRATPAMFEGLTIDYYGAPTPLNQMASITIPEARMATIKPYDVSQLGAIEKAIRDSDLGVNPGNDGQLIRVVLPQLTEERRKEMGKVARGKGEDAKVSIRNVRRAAKDVLEKIKKDGDAGEDEVDRAEKELDSLTGKYVEQVDEVVARKEAELLEV, encoded by the coding sequence ATGATTGACGAGACGCTCCTCGAGGCCGAGGAAAAAATGGAAAAGGCGGTCAACGTCGCCAAGCAGGACATGACCACGATCCGCACTGGACGGGCCACCCCGGCGATGTTCGAAGGCCTGACGATCGACTATTACGGTGCGCCCACGCCGCTGAACCAGATGGCCAGCATCACCATCCCGGAAGCGCGGATGGCCACCATTAAGCCATACGACGTCTCGCAGCTCGGCGCTATCGAGAAGGCGATCCGCGACTCTGATCTCGGCGTCAACCCGGGCAACGACGGCCAATTGATCCGAGTCGTGCTGCCGCAGCTCACTGAGGAGCGCCGCAAGGAGATGGGCAAGGTCGCGCGCGGCAAGGGCGAAGACGCCAAGGTGTCGATCCGCAACGTGCGCCGGGCCGCCAAGGATGTCCTGGAGAAGATCAAAAAAGACGGCGATGCCGGCGAGGACGAGGTCGATCGCGCCGAGAAGGAACTGGACTCGTTGACCGGTAAGTATGTTGAGCAGGTCGATGAGGTCGTCGCCCGCAAGGAAGCGGAGTTGCTCGAGGTCTAG
- a CDS encoding phosphatidate cytidylyltransferase: protein MSKQPATGSPSPDSDRAAPPAGKAGRDLPAAIGVGVGIGAVVLLTLFVYRPAFGALVLLVVGIACYEISTALRSRGFLVAWWPLVVGGAAMGASAWFYGLDGLAVATLLTFLVATGWRMTGDVEGFVSSTAASALVILYVPFLAGFAVMMANRESGAVWVITWALAVVCNDTGGYTAGVLIGKHPMAPTISPKKSWEGFGGSLLAAAIASVLMFTLALDGQWWHGALFGLAIAMIATVGDLAESMIKRDLGIKDMSNLLPGHGGVMDRLDSLLFSAPLAWMLLTLFVG from the coding sequence ATGAGCAAGCAGCCAGCGACCGGGAGCCCAAGCCCCGACAGCGATCGCGCGGCGCCGCCGGCCGGTAAGGCCGGCCGCGACCTGCCAGCGGCGATCGGTGTCGGTGTGGGCATCGGCGCCGTTGTGCTGCTCACCCTGTTCGTGTACCGGCCGGCCTTCGGCGCCTTGGTACTTCTCGTGGTCGGCATTGCCTGCTACGAGATCAGTACGGCGCTGCGCTCGCGGGGATTCTTGGTTGCCTGGTGGCCGCTGGTAGTCGGTGGCGCCGCGATGGGCGCTTCTGCCTGGTTCTACGGACTTGACGGTCTCGCGGTCGCGACGCTGCTGACGTTCCTGGTCGCGACCGGGTGGCGGATGACCGGTGATGTCGAGGGGTTCGTGTCCTCGACCGCGGCGTCCGCCCTAGTCATCTTGTACGTACCGTTCCTGGCCGGGTTCGCCGTGATGATGGCGAATCGCGAGAGCGGGGCAGTGTGGGTGATCACCTGGGCACTGGCTGTCGTCTGCAATGACACCGGTGGCTATACCGCAGGCGTGCTGATCGGTAAGCATCCGATGGCGCCGACGATCTCACCTAAGAAATCTTGGGAAGGATTCGGTGGATCGCTCCTCGCGGCGGCGATCGCCAGCGTCCTGATGTTCACGCTCGCCCTTGACGGGCAGTGGTGGCACGGCGCCTTGTTCGGACTGGCTATCGCGATGATTGCGACTGTGGGCGATCTTGCCGAGTCGATGATTAAGCGCGACCTGGGTATCAAGGACATGAGTAACCTGCTGCCCGGGCACGGCGGGGTGATGGATCGACTCGACAGCCTGCTGTTCAGCGCCCCGCTGGCGTGGATGCTGCTGACGCTTTTCGTCGGTTAG
- a CDS encoding TrmH family RNA methyltransferase produces MDEQQYDEGASPSYAPPVGVGPHPLPWPEDDRLDQQLLADGDRRNVIDRYRYWSMAAIIADLDTRRHNFHVAIENLHHDMNIGTIVRTANAFLAAEVHIVGRRRWNRRGAMVTDRYQHVRYHADPVELADYADSRQLALIGIDNLPGSSPIETAALPRDCVLVFGQESVGLSDTMAERCRSVHSISQFGSTRSINAGVAAGIAMHAWIRQYASPGGN; encoded by the coding sequence GTGGACGAGCAACAGTACGACGAGGGCGCGTCACCGTCGTACGCTCCGCCGGTGGGGGTCGGTCCACACCCGCTGCCATGGCCCGAGGACGATCGCCTGGATCAGCAGTTGCTCGCCGATGGCGACCGGCGCAACGTCATCGATAGATATCGGTACTGGTCCATGGCGGCGATCATCGCCGACCTGGATACCCGGCGACATAACTTTCACGTGGCGATCGAGAACCTGCATCACGATATGAACATCGGCACGATCGTCCGGACCGCAAACGCATTCCTCGCCGCCGAGGTGCACATTGTCGGACGCCGACGATGGAATCGCCGCGGCGCGATGGTGACCGATCGATACCAGCACGTGCGGTATCACGCCGATCCAGTAGAACTGGCCGACTATGCCGACAGTCGTCAGCTAGCACTCATCGGAATCGACAACCTTCCTGGCTCATCACCGATCGAGACCGCGGCGCTCCCGCGTGACTGCGTGCTCGTGTTCGGTCAGGAGAGCGTAGGGCTCAGTGACACGATGGCCGAACGCTGCCGCTCAGTTCACTCGATCAGCCAATTCGGTTCGACCCGCTCGATCAACGCCGGAGTCGCGGCCGGAATCGCTATGCACGCATGGATTCGGCAGTACGCATCGCCCGGCGGGAACTAA
- a CDS encoding alpha/beta fold hydrolase: MDFPITERSYSSERHTTAYLQAGPQDGPLLVFCHGWPELSYSWRHVLPVFAGLGFHVVAPDMRGYGNSSVPPNTDDYTQREIVADMIELLDHLGAQRAVWIGHDWGSPVVWNIATHHPERTRAVASLSVPFQPGGFAKVNLYGLIDRDIYPEDEYPVGQWDYFLFYQESFDQAQRDFERDVTATVKCIFRHGKPEHISRPAGTASTRRDGGFFRGPTAPDIPRDDAVLSEDDLQRYVGALERNGFRGPNSWYVNDEVNQEYSQEGSASLDMPVLFLHGHYDQTCQTVHSQLADPMRGACTDLTEHIIDSGHWIAQENPAAVNAALASWLVSKVGDWWPGTR, encoded by the coding sequence ATGGACTTCCCGATCACCGAACGCAGTTACTCATCCGAGCGACACACCACCGCGTATTTGCAGGCGGGACCGCAGGACGGCCCGTTGCTGGTGTTCTGCCACGGCTGGCCAGAGTTGTCCTACTCGTGGCGGCATGTGTTGCCGGTATTCGCCGGCTTGGGGTTCCATGTGGTCGCGCCAGATATGCGTGGTTATGGCAATTCGAGCGTGCCCCCGAACACCGATGACTACACGCAGCGAGAGATCGTCGCTGACATGATCGAACTGCTCGACCACTTGGGTGCGCAGCGCGCCGTCTGGATCGGTCACGACTGGGGCTCGCCGGTGGTGTGGAACATCGCCACGCACCATCCCGAGCGCACCCGTGCGGTCGCTTCGTTGTCCGTACCTTTCCAGCCCGGGGGCTTCGCGAAAGTCAACCTGTATGGCTTGATTGATCGAGACATATACCCCGAGGACGAGTATCCGGTGGGGCAGTGGGACTACTTCCTCTTCTACCAAGAGTCGTTCGACCAGGCGCAACGCGACTTCGAACGAGACGTCACAGCCACCGTGAAATGCATCTTCCGCCATGGCAAGCCTGAACACATCAGCCGCCCGGCCGGCACCGCGAGTACCCGCCGCGACGGCGGATTCTTCCGCGGACCGACCGCGCCGGATATCCCGCGTGACGACGCCGTGCTATCCGAAGACGATCTGCAGCGATATGTCGGCGCGCTTGAGCGCAACGGCTTCCGTGGACCCAACTCGTGGTACGTCAACGACGAGGTCAACCAGGAGTACTCGCAAGAGGGGTCCGCGAGCTTGGACATGCCGGTGCTGTTTCTGCACGGCCACTACGACCAGACCTGCCAGACCGTGCACAGTCAACTGGCCGACCCGATGCGTGGAGCTTGTACCGACCTGACCGAGCACATCATCGACAGCGGCCACTGGATCGCACAGGAGAACCCAGCGGCCGTCAATGCGGCCCTCGCATCGTGGCTGGTGAGCAAGGTCGGCGATTGGTGGCCCGGCACACGGTAG
- the rlmN gene encoding 23S rRNA (adenine(2503)-C(2))-methyltransferase RlmN, producing the protein MTALPLVFSPPRGVKKPPRHLADLDLSGRRAAMADLGVPAFRANQLSNHYFGRFVNDPAQMSDLSAADRAALADELFPTLLNHVREQTCDDGMTLKTLWRLFDGALVESVLMRYPERTTLCISSQAGCGMACPFCATGQQGLTRNLSTAEIVDQVVVAARTMRDGAMAGGPGRLSNIVFMGMGEPLANYNRVIAAVRRITDPAPSGLGISQRGVTVSTVGLVPGIERLTAENMHVRLAVSLHTPDDELRDTLVPINNRFKVDEVLDAAWAYAKQTRRRVSIEYALIRDVNDQPWRADLLAKRLRQRGDFPWVHVNLIPLNPTPGSEWDASPKPVEREFVRRLIAGGVTTTVRDTRGQEIDGACGQLAALEEN; encoded by the coding sequence ATGACTGCTCTACCGCTCGTCTTCAGCCCGCCGCGGGGCGTGAAGAAGCCACCTCGGCATCTCGCGGACCTGGACCTGTCCGGCCGCCGCGCCGCGATGGCTGACCTCGGCGTGCCCGCATTTCGGGCCAACCAGCTCTCGAATCATTACTTCGGTCGGTTCGTTAACGACCCGGCGCAGATGAGTGATCTGAGCGCGGCCGATCGCGCCGCGCTCGCTGACGAGTTGTTCCCCACGCTGCTGAACCATGTGCGCGAGCAGACCTGCGATGACGGTATGACGCTCAAGACGCTGTGGCGGCTGTTCGATGGGGCGCTGGTGGAATCAGTGCTGATGCGTTACCCCGAGCGCACCACGCTGTGTATCTCCAGTCAGGCCGGATGCGGGATGGCCTGCCCATTCTGCGCGACCGGGCAGCAGGGTCTCACCCGTAACTTGTCGACCGCCGAGATTGTCGATCAGGTCGTGGTCGCCGCGCGCACAATGCGCGACGGGGCAATGGCCGGCGGCCCGGGACGCCTGTCGAACATCGTGTTCATGGGGATGGGCGAGCCGCTAGCGAACTACAATCGGGTGATCGCCGCGGTACGTCGGATCACCGACCCGGCACCTAGCGGCCTGGGCATCAGCCAGCGAGGCGTCACCGTTTCCACCGTCGGTTTGGTCCCGGGCATCGAGCGTCTTACCGCCGAGAACATGCACGTGCGCCTGGCCGTGTCCTTGCACACCCCCGACGATGAACTGCGCGACACCCTGGTGCCGATCAACAACCGGTTCAAGGTCGATGAGGTACTGGACGCCGCGTGGGCTTACGCAAAGCAGACACGTCGGCGAGTATCCATCGAGTACGCGTTGATCAGGGATGTGAACGACCAGCCATGGCGTGCTGACCTGCTGGCCAAGCGGTTGCGGCAGCGAGGCGACTTCCCGTGGGTGCACGTGAACCTGATTCCGCTCAACCCGACCCCTGGTTCGGAATGGGATGCCAGTCCGAAGCCGGTGGAGCGAGAGTTCGTACGCCGCCTGATCGCAGGTGGCGTCACGACGACCGTCCGCGACACCCGCGGGCAGGAAATCGACGGCGCCTGCGGACAGTTGGCAGCCTTGGAGGAGAACTGA
- a CDS encoding DUF2631 domain-containing protein, translating into MASIRKADHDSITHGSAHPASASTEVELADDDPRIWGWHHSGNGRGLRIGGFIAAIVVALMAIGNHEGKVEDLWLWIIAAVMLAIVLISAANQRKSTWRK; encoded by the coding sequence GTGGCAAGCATCCGCAAAGCGGACCACGATTCGATTACGCATGGTTCGGCTCATCCTGCATCGGCGTCGACAGAGGTCGAGCTCGCGGACGATGACCCGCGCATCTGGGGATGGCACCACTCCGGTAATGGCCGCGGCCTGCGGATAGGCGGCTTCATCGCCGCCATCGTCGTGGCGTTGATGGCCATCGGCAACCACGAGGGCAAGGTCGAAGACCTCTGGCTGTGGATAATCGCGGCGGTCATGCTAGCGATCGTGCTGATCAGCGCCGCCAACCAGCGAAAGTCGACCTGGCGCAAATAG
- the dxr gene encoding 1-deoxy-D-xylulose-5-phosphate reductoisomerase, whose product MNSQRSLVILGSTGSIGTQAVDVVRRNRSRFAVRAISAAGNHAALLAQQAFELGVDTVGVARATAAEDVILHLRAEAARRGIREIPKVLAGPTATTELAALPVDVVLNGVDGSIGLAATVACLRAGTRLALANKESLIAGGTWVAHMAAPGQLVPVDSEHSAMAQCLRAGRREEVSRFILTASGGPFRGRNRADLRDVTLADALAHPTWSMGTSVTLNSANLINKGLELIEAHLLFDVPPDDIVVVVHPSSEVHSMVEYADGSTIAQASPPDMRMPIALALGWPDRVSGAQPSFDWSSARSWVFEPLDDDAFPAVRLAREVAGAGGVAPAAYNAANEQAQAAFIDGRIGFLDVVDIVEASVRRLGANHDLERPGTSLEQILEFERVARSTADDLIADWPNSGAAQS is encoded by the coding sequence GTGAACTCCCAGCGTAGCCTCGTCATCCTCGGTTCAACCGGTTCGATCGGTACCCAAGCAGTCGACGTCGTACGCCGTAACCGGAGCAGGTTCGCGGTGCGGGCGATCAGCGCAGCCGGCAACCACGCGGCGTTGCTGGCGCAACAGGCCTTCGAGCTCGGCGTCGACACCGTGGGCGTCGCCCGAGCCACCGCAGCCGAGGACGTCATCTTGCATCTACGCGCTGAGGCAGCCCGTCGCGGAATACGGGAGATTCCGAAGGTGCTCGCTGGGCCGACCGCCACCACCGAACTGGCCGCGCTGCCGGTGGACGTCGTGCTGAATGGCGTCGACGGATCTATCGGACTTGCGGCCACCGTGGCGTGCTTGCGGGCCGGCACGAGGCTGGCCCTGGCGAACAAGGAGTCGCTGATCGCCGGGGGCACGTGGGTGGCGCACATGGCTGCGCCGGGTCAGCTCGTCCCGGTCGATTCGGAGCATTCGGCGATGGCTCAATGTCTGCGGGCCGGACGGCGCGAGGAAGTGTCACGATTCATCCTCACTGCCAGCGGTGGTCCGTTCCGCGGGCGGAACCGTGCGGACCTGCGCGACGTCACCCTCGCGGACGCACTGGCGCATCCCACGTGGTCCATGGGGACGTCGGTCACCCTCAATAGCGCGAACCTGATCAATAAGGGGCTGGAACTCATCGAGGCGCACTTGTTGTTCGATGTCCCGCCCGACGACATCGTCGTCGTGGTGCACCCGAGTTCGGAGGTCCACTCGATGGTCGAGTACGCCGACGGATCGACCATCGCGCAGGCGTCCCCACCCGATATGCGGATGCCGATCGCGCTCGCCCTCGGCTGGCCAGACCGGGTGAGCGGCGCCCAGCCGTCGTTCGACTGGTCGAGTGCCCGCAGCTGGGTGTTCGAGCCGCTGGACGACGATGCCTTCCCCGCAGTGCGCTTGGCGCGGGAGGTCGCGGGCGCCGGCGGGGTGGCGCCGGCGGCGTACAACGCCGCGAACGAGCAGGCGCAGGCTGCGTTCATCGATGGCCGGATCGGGTTCCTGGACGTCGTGGATATCGTCGAGGCGAGCGTGCGTCGCTTAGGGGCGAATCACGACTTGGAGCGTCCCGGCACCAGCCTGGAGCAGATTTTGGAGTTTGAGCGCGTGGCCAGGAGCACCGCCGACGACCTCATCGCGGACTGGCCGAACAGCGGAGCCGCTCAGTCATGA